The Polaribacter sp. HaHaR_3_91 genomic sequence GCTGGATGAATTATTAATGATTTAGTATCACCAATATTTGCTAGTAAAGAGAATAATTTGGTATTATCTGCGATTGTTTTTGCTGCTTCAAAACCACCTTTTACTCCAAAAGTTACCAAACCACTTTGTCCTATAGGCAAGTATTTATCTGCTAACGTTTTGTATTTATTACTTTTTAAACCTGGATAGTTTACCCAAGTAACCTCTTCTTGCGCTTCTAACCAAGTTGCCAAAGCCAATGCATTTTCTGAATGTTGCTTAATTCTAACGGGTAAAGTCTCTAAACCTTGAATAATATTAAATGCATTTGTAGGACTTAAAGCTGCACCAAAATCACGTAATCCTTCTAAAATCAATTTAAAAGTAAACGCCGCTGCACCTAAAGCTTCATGATATTTTAAACCATGATACCCTGCAGAAGGCTCTGTAAATTCAGGAAATTTTCCGTTTGCCCAGTTAAAAGTTCCAGCATCAATAATTGCTCCTCCTAAAGAAGTTCCTTGTCCGCCAATGTATTTTGTTAAAGAATGAATTACAAGATTTGCTCCATGTTTAATAGGATTCAATAATGCAGGTGTTGCCACTGTATTGTCAACAATAAAAGGAACTTCTGCTGCTTTTGCATGTTCAGAAATTGCCTCTAAATCTAACACATCTAATTTTGGGTTTCCTAATGATTCTACAAAAAATGCTCTTGTGTTCTCTTGAACTGCAGCTGCAAAATTATCTGGATTATCAGCATCTACAAACGTAGTTGTAATACCTAATCTTGGTAAAGTTACACTTAATAAATTGTAGGTTCCTCCGTATAAACTACTTGAGGCTACAATATGATCTCCTGCTTTTAAAAGCGTTAATAAACCAGTTGCAATTGCTCCTGTACCAGAGGCAAAAACTACGGCTCCAATTCCGCCTTCTACAGCTGCTAAACGATCTTGTAAAATTTGGTTTGTTGGGTTGTTTAATCGGGTATAAATAAAGCCTAATTCTTTTAATGAAAAAAGGTTTGCAGCATGTTCTGAGTTGTTAAAAACGTATGATGATGTTTGGTAAATAGGAACTGCTCTTGTACCTCCATTTTGTGTTACATCATGTCCTGCATGTAATGCGTTTGTTGCTAATTTGTGCGTACTCATTTTTCTATTTTTTTT encodes the following:
- a CDS encoding O-acetylhomoserine aminocarboxypropyltransferase/cysteine synthase family protein — protein: MSTHKLATNALHAGHDVTQNGGTRAVPIYQTSSYVFNNSEHAANLFSLKELGFIYTRLNNPTNQILQDRLAAVEGGIGAVVFASGTGAIATGLLTLLKAGDHIVASSSLYGGTYNLLSVTLPRLGITTTFVDADNPDNFAAAVQENTRAFFVESLGNPKLDVLDLEAISEHAKAAEVPFIVDNTVATPALLNPIKHGANLVIHSLTKYIGGQGTSLGGAIIDAGTFNWANGKFPEFTEPSAGYHGLKYHEALGAAAFTFKLILEGLRDFGAALSPTNAFNIIQGLETLPVRIKQHSENALALATWLEAQEEVTWVNYPGLKSNKYKTLADKYLPIGQSGLVTFGVKGGFEAAKTIADNTKLFSLLANIGDTKSLIIHPASTTHQQLDEAAQASAGVSQDLIRLSVGIEDLEDLKADLTAAFSKI